In Paenibacillus sp. FSL R7-0345, a single window of DNA contains:
- a CDS encoding LysR family transcriptional regulator, with protein MNIDNIEAFVYINHYGSFNKAAEVLYISQPTVTARIQSLERELDCRVFDRLGKQVHLTDKGKQFLPYAQQILQVYQSGKHQLQAKGHIPNELRIGSTVSVSNYLMPQLLHRLKRKYPHITIKLTTASTDLLIDKLKAKEIDLAFIRKVVNPAIQTYPFCEDPISLYVDAGHRLAASGRATLQDIRFETLVFFECGSLDWMRLHRVFESMEQPPNIEYHVDNLETAKKLVLKQAGICFLPALSVQEEVAAGTLIRVDIAETEGISLRTSLISLNGENAEFIETLLEAAPGKVDNRLIV; from the coding sequence GTGAACATTGATAATATTGAGGCTTTTGTCTACATCAACCACTATGGAAGCTTCAATAAAGCGGCTGAAGTACTGTATATTTCGCAGCCTACGGTAACGGCCCGTATTCAATCGCTGGAGCGGGAGCTGGATTGCCGGGTGTTCGACCGCCTGGGCAAGCAGGTTCATCTTACGGATAAAGGCAAGCAGTTTCTCCCGTACGCCCAGCAGATTCTCCAGGTGTATCAGAGCGGCAAGCATCAGCTTCAGGCCAAAGGCCATATTCCCAATGAACTGCGGATCGGCAGCACCGTATCGGTGTCCAACTATCTAATGCCGCAGCTGCTTCACCGGCTGAAACGGAAATATCCGCATATTACGATCAAGCTTACAACGGCTTCGACTGATCTGCTGATCGATAAGCTGAAGGCCAAGGAAATTGATCTTGCTTTTATCCGCAAAGTGGTTAACCCGGCTATTCAGACATATCCGTTCTGCGAGGACCCCATTTCGCTGTATGTGGATGCGGGACACCGGCTGGCCGCGAGCGGCCGCGCAACGCTGCAGGATATCCGTTTTGAGACGCTGGTGTTTTTTGAATGCGGGTCACTGGACTGGATGCGGCTGCATCGCGTATTCGAGAGCATGGAGCAACCGCCGAATATTGAATACCACGTGGATAATCTGGAGACGGCGAAAAAGCTTGTGCTGAAGCAGGCGGGCATCTGCTTTTTGCCGGCGCTGAGCGTGCAGGAGGAGGTGGCGGCGGGAACGCTGATCCGGGTGGATATCGCAGAGACGGAAGGGATCTCCCTGCGGACCAGCCTGATCTCCCTGAACGGGGAGAATGCGGAGTTTATTGAGACGCTGCTGGAAGCAGCCCCTGGCAAAGTGGATAATCGACTAATTGTATAG
- a CDS encoding amino acid ABC transporter ATP-binding protein, producing the protein MIRLSQISKSFGRHQVLNNIDLTVTKGEVVVILGPSGSGKTTLLRCVNYLEKPGSGEIAIGDFKVDCKHARKQEIYQLRQKTAMVFQQYNLFRHKTALENVMEGLLVVKKLSKDEARKRSIALLEKVGLGSKLDAYPSQLSGGQQQRVGIARALALEPEVILFDEPTSALDPELVGEVLAVIRKIAKEGITMIVVTHEMGFARDVANHVVFMDGGVIVEEGTPTELFNHPREERTKQFLKRITPELNYSI; encoded by the coding sequence ATGATCAGGCTGTCACAAATTTCAAAATCATTCGGCCGCCATCAGGTGCTGAACAATATAGATTTAACGGTTACCAAAGGTGAGGTAGTGGTCATTCTCGGCCCAAGCGGCTCCGGCAAAACAACCCTTCTGCGCTGTGTGAATTATCTGGAGAAGCCGGGCAGCGGCGAGATCGCCATCGGTGATTTCAAGGTGGACTGCAAGCATGCCCGCAAGCAGGAGATTTATCAGCTCCGGCAAAAGACGGCAATGGTATTCCAGCAGTACAATCTGTTCCGCCACAAAACCGCGCTGGAGAACGTGATGGAAGGCCTGCTCGTAGTAAAAAAGCTGTCAAAGGACGAGGCGCGGAAGCGGAGCATTGCCCTGCTTGAAAAGGTCGGCCTCGGCAGCAAGCTGGATGCTTATCCGAGCCAGCTGTCCGGGGGCCAGCAGCAGCGGGTGGGTATCGCCCGGGCACTGGCGCTGGAGCCGGAGGTTATTCTGTTCGACGAACCAACGTCTGCGCTGGACCCTGAGCTGGTCGGTGAAGTGCTGGCCGTTATCCGCAAAATCGCCAAGGAAGGCATCACAATGATCGTAGTGACGCATGAAATGGGCTTTGCCCGCGATGTAGCCAATCATGTAGTCTTCATGGACGGCGGCGTCATTGTTGAGGAGGGAACTCCTACTGAGCTGTTTAACCATCCGCGTGAGGAAAGAACGAAGCAGTTCCTGAAACGGATCACACCTGAACTGAACTATTCCATATAG
- a CDS encoding LLM class flavin-dependent oxidoreductase, translating into MAITISVLDQSPIYPGETAEEAFRHTVKLAQLSEKLGFRRFWVSEHHDSEQVAGSSPEVLISHLLAKTESIRIGSGGIMLQHYSPYKVAENFNVLASLAPGRVDLGVGRAPGGLPRSTQALQQGKTDTATLTDKIVELEQYVHNRLGEEHPLAGLKAGPLPVTAPELYVLGASVSSAEIAAELGLPYVFSLFINGDQAVALEAIRAYRSGFAAAEGRAPQAIIALSLIAADTEEEAKELAGAHKLIRITLESGKTLTVATREQAEEFTRQAKEAYTIEEREPEITKGTKESVREQLLALSEASGVDEFIVTTNVQPFDKRLRSFELLSEALAEVAAEA; encoded by the coding sequence ATGGCTATTACCATCAGCGTACTGGATCAAAGCCCGATCTATCCGGGAGAAACGGCGGAGGAAGCATTCCGCCATACGGTCAAGCTGGCGCAGCTGTCCGAAAAGCTGGGCTTCCGCCGCTTCTGGGTCTCCGAGCATCATGATTCCGAGCAGGTAGCCGGCTCCTCCCCGGAGGTGCTGATCTCGCATCTGCTCGCCAAAACAGAATCGATCCGGATCGGCTCCGGCGGCATTATGCTGCAGCATTACAGCCCGTACAAGGTGGCTGAGAATTTCAATGTGCTGGCCTCGCTGGCTCCGGGCCGGGTGGATCTTGGAGTAGGACGCGCTCCGGGCGGTCTGCCGCGCAGCACTCAGGCACTGCAGCAGGGAAAGACGGATACGGCTACCCTGACGGACAAAATCGTCGAGCTCGAGCAGTATGTACATAACCGGCTCGGGGAAGAGCATCCGCTGGCCGGGCTGAAAGCAGGGCCGCTGCCTGTTACGGCACCTGAGCTGTATGTGCTCGGTGCAAGTGTAAGCAGTGCAGAGATAGCTGCTGAACTGGGGCTGCCATACGTGTTCTCGCTGTTCATTAACGGCGATCAGGCTGTGGCGCTGGAAGCGATCCGTGCTTACCGCAGCGGGTTTGCAGCTGCGGAGGGCAGAGCGCCGCAGGCAATTATTGCGCTCTCGCTGATCGCTGCGGATACCGAGGAAGAGGCGAAGGAGCTGGCAGGCGCGCACAAGCTGATCCGGATTACGCTGGAGAGCGGCAAAACGCTGACGGTGGCTACCCGGGAGCAGGCGGAGGAATTCACCCGCCAGGCTAAGGAAGCTTATACCATCGAGGAGCGGGAGCCTGAGATTACCAAGGGGACGAAGGAATCCGTCCGCGAGCAGCTGCTGGCACTGTCCGAGGCATCCGGTGTCGATGAGTTTATTGTAACGACGAATGTGCAGCCTTTTGACAAGCGGCTCCGCTCGTTCGAGCTGCTGAGCGAGGCATTGGCTGAGGTGGCGGCGGAGGCTTAG
- a CDS encoding amidohydrolase, which produces MTSKAAELSAEALGEQLTGIRRHLHRHPELSNEEYETTQYIASQLTQAGIKILDYGLATGVIAEIGSGKPGPVIALRADIDALPVQEETGAEYASLFPGKMHACGHDFHTAALLGAAYLLKQQEERMPGTVRLLLQPAEEKAQGAQRVIASGALQEVRAVIGLHNKPDLPVGTIGITGGPLMAAADGFAVEVKGSGSHAAVPEAAIDPIVAAAHIVTALQSVVSRNVSPLHSAVVSVTQIHSGNSWNVIPEKAVLEGTVRTFDEAVRTKVLERFEQVASGVAAALGATAKVRWIEGPPPVINDEGLAALGVEAAEALGYQAVKPVPSPAGEDFAYYQREVPGLFVFVGTSGSREWHHPAFNLDEQALPVAARFLAETAVRSIAYYAVNGGAES; this is translated from the coding sequence ATGACAAGCAAAGCTGCAGAGCTGAGCGCGGAAGCGCTTGGAGAACAATTAACCGGGATCCGCCGTCATCTGCACCGGCACCCGGAGCTGTCCAATGAAGAATATGAGACTACCCAATATATTGCTTCGCAGCTTACACAGGCGGGAATTAAGATTCTGGATTACGGGCTGGCAACCGGCGTAATCGCAGAGATCGGAAGCGGCAAGCCCGGTCCGGTTATCGCCCTGCGGGCCGATATTGATGCCTTGCCGGTTCAAGAGGAGACGGGTGCGGAGTATGCATCCCTGTTTCCCGGCAAAATGCATGCCTGCGGGCATGATTTTCATACGGCGGCATTGCTCGGCGCCGCTTATCTGTTAAAGCAGCAGGAGGAGCGGATGCCGGGAACGGTGCGCCTGCTGCTCCAGCCTGCGGAGGAGAAGGCGCAGGGCGCGCAGCGGGTGATTGCCAGCGGGGCGCTGCAGGAGGTGCGCGCCGTAATCGGGCTGCATAACAAGCCCGACCTGCCGGTCGGCACGATCGGCATTACCGGCGGCCCGCTGATGGCCGCCGCGGACGGGTTCGCCGTTGAGGTGAAGGGCAGCGGCTCGCACGCAGCTGTACCTGAAGCGGCTATTGATCCGATTGTAGCAGCGGCACATATTGTGACTGCCCTGCAGTCGGTTGTCAGCCGCAATGTCAGCCCGCTGCACAGCGCGGTTGTCAGTGTGACGCAAATCCACAGCGGCAATTCGTGGAATGTAATTCCGGAAAAAGCCGTGCTGGAAGGCACGGTCCGCACCTTTGATGAAGCGGTGCGCACCAAGGTGCTGGAGCGCTTCGAGCAAGTGGCTTCCGGAGTTGCTGCAGCACTGGGCGCAACGGCTAAGGTCCGCTGGATTGAAGGGCCGCCTCCGGTAATCAACGACGAGGGGCTGGCTGCGCTTGGGGTTGAAGCCGCTGAAGCGCTTGGATATCAGGCTGTGAAGCCAGTGCCTTCTCCGGCCGGGGAGGATTTTGCCTATTACCAGCGCGAGGTGCCGGGACTGTTCGTATTCGTCGGCACAAGCGGCAGTCGGGAATGGCATCATCCGGCGTTTAATCTGGATGAGCAGGCGCTGCCGGTGGCTGCAAGGTTCCTTGCAGAGACGGCTGTGCGTTCTATAGCGTACTACGCCGTAAACGGGGGTGCTGAATCATAG
- the solA gene encoding N-methyl-L-tryptophan oxidase, producing MGMSAGYELARRGVKVLLVDAFDPPHTEGSHHGDTRLIRHAYSGDPAYIGLALRADALWREAEQLSGSELLVRSGVLNLADRKVYSFGGRVAEAQQRGVRAELLEAAEIRRRWPGLTLPESFTAMYEPEAGYLYSERCITAYRKLALMHGAELLTDTPVLNVTAREGSVTVHTAGGDIHGASAILSAGAWFSGLAPFVQLPIKAVRKVVGWFESSTDYAAGSFPGFTLGAEEGGYYGFPSIGGSGLKIGRHDTGQEWKPGEPLRPFGSEESDEGDLRRVLEAYMPGAAGRLLKGSVCKYEHTPDEDFIIDRHSLYSNVLIAGGFSGHGFKFSSVVGEILADLAIVGTTSHNISPFALSRFATA from the coding sequence ATGGGCATGAGCGCCGGCTATGAGCTGGCCCGGCGCGGAGTAAAGGTGCTGCTGGTCGATGCTTTTGATCCGCCGCACACGGAGGGCAGCCATCACGGGGATACCCGGCTGATCCGCCACGCTTACAGCGGTGATCCGGCCTATATCGGCCTGGCTCTGCGGGCGGATGCGCTGTGGCGGGAAGCCGAGCAGCTCAGCGGTTCAGAGCTGCTGGTCCGCTCGGGCGTGCTTAACCTTGCAGACCGCAAGGTGTATTCCTTCGGCGGACGAGTGGCAGAAGCACAGCAGCGCGGGGTTCGGGCCGAGCTGCTGGAAGCCGCAGAAATCCGGCGGCGCTGGCCGGGGCTTACGCTGCCGGAATCCTTTACGGCGATGTATGAGCCGGAGGCCGGTTATTTGTACAGCGAGCGCTGTATCACCGCCTACCGCAAGCTGGCTCTGATGCACGGCGCGGAGCTGCTGACAGACACGCCGGTGCTGAACGTGACGGCCCGCGAAGGCAGCGTAACTGTCCATACAGCCGGCGGCGATATTCACGGGGCGAGCGCTATTCTTAGCGCCGGAGCCTGGTTCAGCGGGCTGGCGCCGTTTGTGCAGCTGCCGATCAAGGCAGTGCGCAAGGTGGTCGGCTGGTTTGAGAGCAGCACTGATTATGCTGCCGGGAGCTTTCCCGGCTTTACGCTTGGCGCGGAAGAAGGCGGTTACTACGGCTTTCCAAGCATAGGCGGATCAGGCCTGAAGATCGGCCGGCATGATACCGGACAGGAATGGAAGCCGGGCGAGCCGCTCAGGCCGTTCGGAAGTGAAGAGAGCGATGAAGGAGACCTCCGCCGCGTGTTGGAAGCTTACATGCCCGGTGCGGCCGGACGGCTGCTGAAAGGCTCTGTCTGCAAATATGAGCATACACCGGATGAGGATTTCATCATCGACCGCCATTCGCTTTACTCCAATGTGTTGATCGCCGGAGGCTTCTCGGGGCACGGGTTTAAATTTTCCAGTGTGGTTGGAGAGATTCTTGCGGACTTGGCTATCGTTGGTACTACGAGTCATAATATCAGTCCTTTTGCCTTATCACGCTTTGCTACCGCCTGA
- a CDS encoding DinB family protein has protein sequence MSSTQLKAYLNTHLQLVQATDGLTEEQLKWKAGPGIWSVTEVLAHLADHSIVVSFRIRDILAGTTAQLPAFNQDAWVSGQYANDGNAADILELFRSLLHYNSLLLSRLAAEDWELSGINFRGDTVKISDIVRGFIDHVQNHLAQIERIKQGAAAAALVQ, from the coding sequence ATGAGCAGCACACAACTCAAAGCTTACTTGAACACACACTTGCAGCTGGTGCAGGCTACAGACGGATTAACGGAGGAGCAGCTGAAATGGAAGGCGGGTCCGGGGATCTGGAGTGTCACTGAGGTGCTGGCTCATCTGGCGGATCACAGCATTGTGGTGTCGTTCCGCATCCGTGATATCCTTGCAGGCACGACAGCGCAGCTGCCGGCCTTCAATCAGGATGCCTGGGTCAGCGGCCAGTATGCGAATGACGGTAACGCGGCTGATATATTAGAACTGTTCCGCAGTCTGCTGCACTATAACAGCTTGCTGCTCAGCCGGCTGGCTGCCGAGGACTGGGAGCTGAGCGGCATTAATTTCAGGGGCGACACGGTCAAAATCAGCGACATCGTCCGCGGCTTCATCGACCATGTGCAGAACCATCTGGCCCAGATTGAGCGGATTAAGCAGGGAGCGGCGGCTGCGGCATTGGTGCAGTGA
- a CDS encoding LLM class flavin-dependent oxidoreductase — protein MAKPKQLKLGALLHGVGGSTSMWRHPDAKPDASVNFELYKEWVKKAEEGKLDLIFIADGLYINEKSIPHFLNRFEPLTLLSALAGVSTHIGLVGTLSTSYSEPFTVARQFGSLDVISGGRAGWNVVTSPLEGSASNYSKKEHPDHGKRYRIAEEYLQVTRGLWDSWEDDAFVRDKEAGIFFDPQKMHTLNHQGEFFSVKGPLNIARSKQGQPVVFQAGSSEVGKNYASKEADAIFTGHDTLEDAQAFYSDVKARIASFGRNPDEVLIFPGIAPIIGDTPEEAESKYQEVAGLVTIENALNYLGRFFEHHDFSQYPLDEPFPDVGELGRNSFQSGTDKIKKDARERGLTLRQVALQSATPRSSFIGTPEQVADQVQQWFESGGADGFMIAAAVPNGLEEFVDRVVPILQERGLFRTEYESDTLRGNLGIPVPENRYVKASQPAGQI, from the coding sequence ATGGCCAAACCAAAACAACTGAAGCTGGGCGCACTGCTGCACGGGGTGGGCGGCAGCACATCGATGTGGCGTCATCCGGATGCCAAGCCGGACGCAAGCGTGAACTTTGAGTTATACAAGGAGTGGGTGAAAAAAGCGGAGGAAGGCAAGCTGGATCTGATCTTTATCGCAGACGGCCTGTATATCAACGAAAAGTCCATTCCGCATTTCCTGAACCGGTTCGAGCCGCTTACGCTGCTTAGTGCATTGGCTGGTGTCAGCACCCATATCGGTCTGGTCGGCACATTGTCCACCTCCTACAGTGAGCCGTTTACAGTGGCACGCCAGTTCGGCTCGCTTGATGTCATTAGCGGCGGCCGGGCCGGCTGGAATGTGGTGACTTCACCGCTGGAGGGCTCTGCCTCCAACTACAGCAAAAAAGAGCATCCGGACCACGGCAAACGCTACCGCATCGCCGAGGAATATCTGCAGGTGACACGCGGCTTGTGGGATTCCTGGGAGGATGATGCTTTTGTCCGTGACAAGGAAGCCGGTATCTTTTTTGATCCGCAAAAAATGCACACGCTGAACCATCAGGGAGAGTTCTTCTCCGTGAAGGGACCGCTGAACATTGCCCGCTCGAAACAAGGCCAGCCGGTAGTGTTCCAGGCAGGCTCATCCGAGGTCGGCAAAAACTATGCTTCAAAGGAAGCAGATGCGATCTTCACCGGGCATGATACGCTGGAAGACGCGCAGGCATTCTACAGCGATGTTAAGGCGCGGATCGCTTCGTTCGGCCGCAACCCGGATGAAGTTCTGATTTTCCCGGGCATTGCACCGATTATCGGTGATACTCCGGAGGAAGCAGAAAGTAAATACCAGGAGGTTGCCGGACTTGTAACCATTGAGAATGCGCTGAATTATCTGGGCAGATTCTTCGAGCATCATGACTTCTCGCAGTATCCGCTGGATGAGCCGTTTCCGGATGTCGGTGAACTGGGTCGAAACAGCTTCCAGAGCGGCACGGACAAAATCAAAAAGGATGCCAGGGAACGCGGCTTGACGCTGCGTCAGGTAGCTCTGCAGTCGGCTACGCCGCGCAGCAGCTTCATTGGCACACCGGAGCAGGTGGCCGACCAGGTCCAGCAGTGGTTTGAATCCGGCGGCGCCGACGGATTTATGATCGCAGCTGCTGTTCCGAACGGGCTGGAAGAATTCGTGGACCGGGTCGTGCCGATTCTGCAGGAACGCGGACTGTTCCGCACAGAATATGAGAGCGACACCCTGCGCGGCAATCTGGGGATTCCGGTGCCGGAGAACCGTTACGTCAAGGCTTCGCAACCGGCAGGACAGATTTGA
- a CDS encoding amidohydrolase: MDTGNLEVTGDTLMPGTPDLEAMMSYAGQLKEKVTAIRRDLHAHPELLYDVTRTSGIVAGLLEEWGLTVQRNVGRHFGMGVVGTLQGLAGSGPVILLRADMDALPIQEQNELPYKSVNAGIMHACGHDAHTAMLLGAARTLAAFREQLAGTVVFVFQPAEEGAVKSPLDGRLFSGGRDMIEAGILEGADYAYALHVMPELPAGMLGIHPHYAMADSSHFKVEFQGTAGHHSVPHKAADAIQMAAQFIAGVNGLMANQIDPQEAAVLAFGTLQAGTAVNVIADHSELTGTFRAFSKSAVAAITEGLRRHASAAAGAHGGDYLLELREGIAVVNDAAAVERMLRAARGVLGEAQAILLSQPNLAGEDFGWYLDRVPGAFAFIGCGNAAEGITHAIHQPQFNIDEDMLVHGVRIWVRLVMEHS; the protein is encoded by the coding sequence ATGGATACTGGCAATCTGGAAGTTACTGGTGACACTCTGATGCCCGGTACTCCGGATTTGGAAGCTATGATGAGCTATGCCGGACAGTTAAAGGAGAAGGTCACGGCAATCCGCCGTGACCTTCATGCTCATCCGGAGCTGTTGTACGATGTTACCCGCACCTCTGGGATCGTCGCCGGACTTCTGGAGGAATGGGGACTTACCGTTCAGCGGAATGTCGGCAGGCATTTCGGGATGGGCGTTGTTGGTACGCTGCAGGGGCTGGCGGGCAGCGGACCGGTCATTCTGCTGCGGGCTGATATGGATGCACTCCCGATACAGGAGCAGAATGAGCTGCCTTATAAGTCAGTGAATGCCGGCATCATGCATGCCTGCGGCCATGATGCCCACACCGCCATGCTCCTGGGGGCGGCCAGAACACTGGCTGCTTTCCGGGAACAGCTGGCCGGAACAGTAGTGTTCGTCTTTCAGCCTGCTGAGGAAGGCGCGGTTAAAAGTCCGCTGGACGGCAGACTATTCTCCGGCGGACGCGATATGATCGAAGCCGGCATTCTGGAGGGAGCCGACTACGCATATGCGCTGCATGTGATGCCGGAGCTTCCGGCAGGAATGCTGGGCATTCATCCGCATTATGCAATGGCGGATTCCAGTCATTTCAAAGTGGAGTTCCAGGGCACAGCCGGACATCACAGTGTCCCGCATAAGGCGGCGGATGCGATTCAGATGGCAGCGCAGTTCATAGCCGGCGTCAACGGCCTGATGGCCAATCAGATTGACCCGCAGGAAGCGGCGGTGCTGGCCTTCGGTACATTGCAAGCCGGCACGGCGGTTAATGTGATCGCTGATCACAGCGAGTTGACCGGGACGTTCCGGGCCTTCTCGAAGTCAGCGGTGGCCGCGATCACTGAAGGGCTGCGGCGCCATGCTTCAGCGGCGGCCGGGGCTCACGGCGGTGATTACCTTCTGGAGCTGCGCGAGGGCATCGCTGTTGTTAACGACGCTGCGGCAGTGGAGCGGATGCTTCGGGCAGCCCGCGGAGTGCTGGGTGAAGCGCAGGCTATACTGCTGAGCCAGCCCAACCTCGCCGGGGAGGATTTCGGCTGGTATCTTGACCGGGTACCCGGCGCGTTTGCCTTTATCGGCTGCGGCAATGCAGCTGAGGGGATTACGCATGCGATCCATCAGCCGCAGTTCAACATTGATGAAGACATGCTGGTGCATGGTGTGCGAATATGGGTGCGACTTGTGATGGAACACAGTTGA
- a CDS encoding PspA/IM30 family protein, producing MSSIFNRITTLTKAAIHEGLNKLEDPVLLTGQYLRDLDDKISSAESKQRELKVTASVLERRKAEYLVQADSSEAAAIQAMSEGNEPAARVAVEAKLRYLESVQETETILEETLQALAALEVNLQNAKAEHTRLKAKRAELAERARKAAEANKRAAQNSAASSYPGAPVRGHVINAGAATRGFERMEDKINEWEAQAGPFAQPAAPAIDPALQGAVEAELARLRSKQSDSSK from the coding sequence ATGAGCAGCATCTTTAATCGTATTACAACTTTGACTAAGGCGGCTATCCACGAAGGACTGAACAAGCTGGAGGATCCGGTTCTGCTGACCGGCCAATATCTGCGCGACCTCGATGACAAAATCAGCAGCGCCGAAAGCAAACAGCGTGAGCTGAAAGTAACAGCAAGCGTGCTGGAACGCCGCAAAGCCGAGTATCTGGTACAGGCAGACAGCAGTGAAGCTGCAGCAATCCAGGCGATGAGCGAAGGCAATGAGCCTGCGGCCAGAGTTGCAGTGGAAGCCAAGCTGCGCTATCTGGAAAGCGTGCAGGAGACCGAAACCATTCTGGAAGAAACCCTGCAGGCCCTGGCTGCCCTTGAAGTTAATCTGCAAAATGCCAAAGCAGAGCACACCCGGCTGAAAGCCAAAAGAGCTGAGCTGGCCGAACGCGCCCGCAAAGCGGCAGAAGCTAACAAACGCGCAGCGCAAAACAGTGCAGCATCATCTTACCCGGGAGCCCCGGTACGCGGCCACGTAATCAACGCTGGCGCTGCCACCCGCGGCTTTGAGCGGATGGAAGACAAGATCAATGAGTGGGAAGCACAGGCTGGTCCTTTTGCTCAGCCTGCCGCTCCTGCCATCGACCCTGCGTTGCAAGGCGCAGTGGAAGCCGAACTAGCCCGCCTGCGCAGCAAGCAGTCGGACAGCAGCAAATAA
- a CDS encoding PspC domain-containing protein, whose amino-acid sequence MKKLYRSTTDKMLTGLCGGLARHFNLDTTLVRLLVAAAAFFSFGTVLVIYIIASIIIPKETYGNGFTDSFDHY is encoded by the coding sequence ATGAAAAAATTGTACCGTTCCACCACAGACAAAATGCTTACAGGCTTGTGCGGAGGGCTGGCCCGCCACTTTAACCTGGATACCACCCTCGTTAGACTGCTTGTTGCTGCCGCTGCATTCTTCAGCTTCGGCACTGTCCTGGTCATCTACATTATCGCCAGCATCATTATTCCAAAAGAGACCTACGGCAACGGATTTACAGATAGTTTTGACCACTATTAA
- a CDS encoding YfbR-like 5'-deoxynucleotidase — protein sequence MGIHKYFRSLNELERIIRCPGKFKFEEHSVAAHSWKVVQYAKTLADIEEKNGAVIDWKKLYEITSSHDYGEIFIGDIKTPVKHSSLQLRSLIQQVEEGMIHNFIEEHIPEEFKSIFVQQLREGKDESLEGLILEVADKMDQVYEAFAEMQRGNTEKEFVVMYRNALIKIKNIDLKCVEYFLAEILPDMVNEETLSPVDIRRITEEALAL from the coding sequence GTGGGGATTCATAAGTATTTTCGTTCACTGAATGAGCTGGAGCGGATTATCCGCTGCCCGGGTAAATTCAAATTCGAGGAGCATAGCGTAGCTGCCCATTCCTGGAAGGTCGTACAGTACGCCAAAACGCTGGCCGATATTGAGGAGAAAAACGGTGCGGTGATCGACTGGAAAAAGCTTTACGAGATTACGAGCAGCCATGATTATGGCGAGATTTTTATCGGGGACATCAAAACGCCGGTGAAGCATTCCTCGCTGCAGCTGCGGTCGCTGATCCAGCAGGTTGAGGAAGGGATGATCCATAACTTTATTGAGGAGCATATCCCGGAGGAATTCAAAAGCATCTTCGTCCAGCAGCTGCGTGAGGGCAAGGATGAGTCGCTGGAGGGGCTGATTCTTGAGGTTGCGGATAAAATGGATCAGGTGTATGAGGCGTTTGCGGAAATGCAGCGGGGCAACACGGAGAAGGAATTTGTGGTCATGTACCGCAACGCGCTGATCAAGATCAAGAACATTGACCTGAAATGCGTGGAATATTTCCTGGCAGAGATCCTGCCGGATATGGTGAACGAGGAGACGTTGTCTCCGGTGGATATCAGAAGAATTACAGAAGAGGCACTGGCTCTGTAG
- a CDS encoding CPBP family intramembrane glutamic endopeptidase, translating into MGLLMLTALITAVLIAFSFKIIELLIGLFSKHHIRFAVYYWGALLIALSLFIKDNFVYNLPHDFLAVLPLCLLILLINGLVARRSGYSPRGRFNTINFIIAYPVLEEIAFRGLALPVLAHNETFGALSGLELGYGLIPQLSLAVIITAVLFAVSHLQYYKLNAESIRFMGFALSGGLFFGLVAQATESILLTILMHISFNASAALYSYNKRKLAKQVETAMPSFREGGNRFCEKYKDY; encoded by the coding sequence GTGGGCCTGCTGATGCTGACTGCACTGATCACCGCTGTACTTATAGCATTCTCCTTTAAAATCATTGAACTGCTCATCGGACTATTCAGCAAGCATCATATACGGTTCGCCGTTTATTACTGGGGAGCTCTGCTTATTGCCTTGAGTCTGTTCATCAAGGACAATTTTGTCTACAACCTGCCGCATGATTTTCTTGCCGTACTGCCGCTGTGTCTTCTCATTCTGCTCATTAACGGACTGGTAGCCAGACGCTCCGGCTATTCACCCAGAGGCCGCTTCAATACCATTAATTTTATTATCGCCTATCCTGTACTTGAGGAGATTGCCTTCCGGGGGCTGGCGCTGCCTGTGCTTGCCCATAATGAAACCTTTGGTGCCTTGTCCGGGCTGGAGCTTGGATATGGCCTGATTCCACAGCTCAGCCTGGCGGTGATTATTACGGCCGTTCTGTTCGCGGTCTCCCACCTGCAGTACTATAAGCTCAATGCCGAAAGCATCCGGTTCATGGGGTTTGCGCTGAGCGGCGGACTGTTCTTCGGGCTTGTCGCACAGGCGACAGAGTCAATCCTTTTAACCATTTTAATGCATATATCCTTTAACGCTTCCGCGGCACTATATTCTTATAACAAGAGAAAGCTGGCTAAACAAGTAGAAACGGCCATGCCGTCCTTCAGAGAAGGCGGTAACCGTTTCTGCGAGAAATATAAGGATTATTGA